One window of the Pirellulales bacterium genome contains the following:
- the hisN gene encoding histidinol-phosphatase, with protein sequence MNSELTSRLTTACELAREAGQWTLRYFQRDDLQVDLKSDASPVTIADREAEQLLRNRIAAAFPHDGVLGEEFGEQPGTSGYRWILDPIDGTKSFIHGVPLYAALIGIELEGESRAGVIHIPPLGEMAYGAMGQGAWFVRGSGEPRQIRVSTKKKLADGLFLTSDPANFTQRSAWPVYERMCAAAKLSRTWGDAYGYLLVATGRAEVMVDPLMNLWDAAALLPILQEAGGTYTDWQGNATIAGGEGIATNGLVLKEALMLMQGKG encoded by the coding sequence ATGAACTCCGAACTGACTTCCCGTTTGACGACCGCCTGCGAATTGGCGCGCGAGGCCGGCCAATGGACGCTGCGATACTTCCAGCGCGACGATCTGCAAGTCGACCTCAAAAGCGATGCTTCTCCGGTGACGATCGCCGACCGCGAAGCCGAGCAACTGTTGCGCAACCGCATTGCCGCGGCCTTTCCGCACGACGGCGTCTTGGGGGAAGAATTTGGCGAGCAGCCGGGCACCTCGGGCTATCGCTGGATTCTCGATCCGATTGATGGCACCAAGTCGTTCATCCACGGCGTGCCGCTGTATGCCGCGCTGATCGGTATCGAACTGGAAGGAGAAAGCCGCGCTGGAGTCATTCATATTCCGCCACTCGGCGAGATGGCTTACGGCGCGATGGGCCAGGGCGCCTGGTTCGTTCGCGGCAGCGGCGAACCGCGGCAGATTCGCGTTTCTACGAAAAAAAAACTTGCCGATGGGCTGTTTCTCACCAGTGATCCGGCCAATTTCACGCAGCGCAGCGCGTGGCCAGTATATGAGCGAATGTGCGCGGCCGCGAAGCTTTCGCGCACTTGGGGCGACGCATACGGCTATTTGCTTGTCGCCACGGGCCGAGCCGAAGTGATGGTCGATCCCCTCATGAACCTCTGGGATGCCGCAGCGCTGCTGCCGATCCTGCAAGAGGCCGGCGGCACGTATACGGACTGGCAAGGAAACGCCACGATTGCTGGAGGCGAAGGAATTGCCACGAATGGCTTGGTGCTGAAGGAAGCCCTGATGCTGATGCAGGGAAAGGGGTGA
- a CDS encoding phosphoribosylaminoimidazolesuccinocarboxamide synthase, with product MPTTMSAPLLESNIPGWPVRRGKVRDCYDLGEKMLLVSSDRISAFDWVLPSGIPDKGRVLTQISAYWFSQLGGAHHMLSMNVADFGLPSGVDAERLAGRSMLVRKTQVVPIECVVRGYLSGSGWKEYKKSGTVCGIHLPAGLKESDQLAEPIFTPATKEESGHDINISFEQMVEIVGREVSDELRRRSLEIYRRGAELARKRGIIIADTKFEFGRIGNELILIDEVLTPDSSRFWPAYDYQSGRGQASFDKQFVRDWLETTTWDKNSPPPSLPDEVVSRTREKYIEAFEYITGQKFAWR from the coding sequence ATGCCCACAACCATGTCCGCTCCGCTGCTCGAATCGAATATTCCTGGTTGGCCTGTGCGTCGCGGCAAAGTGCGCGATTGTTACGATTTGGGCGAAAAGATGCTGCTGGTCAGCAGCGACCGCATCAGCGCTTTCGATTGGGTGCTGCCGAGCGGAATTCCTGACAAAGGGCGAGTGCTGACGCAGATCAGCGCCTACTGGTTTTCGCAACTTGGCGGAGCGCACCATATGCTTTCAATGAACGTCGCCGACTTTGGCCTGCCGAGCGGAGTCGATGCGGAGCGGCTGGCGGGACGCAGCATGCTGGTGCGCAAGACGCAGGTTGTGCCAATTGAGTGCGTGGTCCGTGGCTATTTGTCGGGTTCGGGCTGGAAGGAATACAAGAAAAGCGGCACGGTCTGTGGGATTCATTTGCCCGCGGGGCTGAAAGAAAGCGATCAACTCGCCGAGCCGATTTTTACGCCGGCGACCAAGGAAGAAAGCGGGCACGACATCAATATCTCGTTCGAGCAGATGGTCGAGATTGTCGGCCGCGAAGTATCGGACGAACTTCGACGACGGAGCTTGGAAATCTATCGCCGTGGTGCCGAATTGGCCCGCAAACGAGGAATCATCATTGCCGACACCAAATTTGAATTTGGTCGGATCGGCAATGAACTGATTCTGATTGACGAAGTGCTGACGCCCGACAGCTCGCGCTTCTGGCCGGCGTATGATTACCAGAGCGGCCGCGGCCAGGCGTCGTTCGATAAGCAGTTTGTCCGCGATTGGCTGGAAACGACCACTTGGGATAAAAACAGCCCGCCGCCTTCGTTGCCGGACGAAGTGGTGAGCCGCACTCGAGAAAAGTATATCGAAGCGTTCGAATACATCACCGGGCAGAAATTTGCTTGGCGATAA
- the aroC gene encoding chorismate synthase has protein sequence MLRYLTAGESHGKALVALVDGFPAGLSIDTAPINAELRRRQGGYGRGGRQRIETDTVEILSGVWRNTTLGSPIALQVVNKDYKLERLEDLQRPRPGHADLTGAIKYLGSIRGVLERASARETTVRVAAGALASQLLKEFNIQVLGYVVEIGDVKIATLPGSIEEHRALRDTSEVYSLDPGKDEAIKGLIDACGKEGDTLGGIVEVRVEGLPFGLGSHAQWDRKLDGRLAQAVMSVQAIKGVEIGLGFEAARRRGSQVHDPIQYDHAQRNSPNLGFVRPTNNAGGLEGGMTNGQPLVVRAAKKPISTLRRPLESINLQTHAPQSAEYERSDVCAISAASAIVENVVAFEVAAALVEKFGGDSLAEMKARYELFLNMAKER, from the coding sequence ATGTTACGTTACCTGACCGCCGGCGAATCACACGGCAAGGCACTCGTGGCCTTGGTCGATGGATTTCCGGCAGGTTTGTCGATCGACACCGCGCCAATCAACGCGGAACTGCGCCGCCGGCAAGGGGGCTATGGCCGCGGCGGCCGGCAGCGGATCGAGACCGACACGGTCGAAATTCTGAGCGGGGTCTGGCGCAATACGACGCTCGGTAGCCCAATCGCCCTACAGGTGGTCAACAAAGACTACAAGTTGGAGCGCCTGGAAGATCTTCAGCGGCCACGGCCGGGGCATGCCGACTTGACCGGGGCGATCAAATACCTCGGTTCGATCCGTGGCGTGCTCGAGCGAGCCAGCGCCCGCGAGACGACCGTGCGCGTGGCCGCCGGCGCGCTTGCAAGCCAGTTGCTCAAAGAATTTAACATCCAGGTGCTCGGCTATGTCGTCGAAATCGGCGATGTGAAAATTGCGACACTACCGGGGAGCATCGAAGAACATCGCGCACTGCGCGACACGAGCGAAGTCTATTCACTCGACCCCGGCAAAGATGAAGCAATCAAGGGACTGATCGACGCCTGCGGCAAAGAGGGGGACACGCTCGGCGGCATTGTCGAAGTACGGGTGGAGGGTCTGCCATTCGGTCTCGGATCGCACGCGCAGTGGGATCGCAAGCTCGACGGCCGATTGGCGCAGGCCGTGATGTCCGTTCAGGCGATCAAGGGGGTGGAAATCGGCTTGGGATTTGAGGCGGCTCGTCGTCGCGGGTCACAGGTTCACGATCCGATTCAATACGACCATGCGCAGCGCAACTCGCCGAACCTTGGTTTCGTGCGGCCGACAAACAACGCCGGCGGCCTGGAAGGGGGCATGACGAACGGCCAGCCGCTCGTTGTGCGCGCCGCGAAGAAACCGATCAGCACGCTGCGCAGACCACTCGAATCGATCAACCTGCAGACACACGCTCCACAGTCGGCCGAGTACGAACGGAGCGACGTTTGCGCAATTTCGGCGGCCAGCGCAATCGTGGAAAACGTCGTGGCCTTTGAAGTAGCTGCCGCGCTGGTCGAAAAATTCGGCGGCGATAGCCTGGCGGAGATGAAGGCTCGATACGAATTGTTTTTGAACATGGCCAAGGAGCGATGA